One genomic window of Citrobacter sp. Marseille-Q6884 includes the following:
- a CDS encoding type II toxin-antitoxin system CcdA family antitoxin: MLAYYANLRHVMRIAMGVIMRTVSKVKKSVNVSLDPEILEEARKLKINLSAVLTEALIEKFRENKREEWLRDNKKSIEALNQWVEENGSFSDFQRTF; the protein is encoded by the coding sequence ATGCTCGCTTATTACGCTAACCTTAGGCATGTCATGCGCATTGCTATGGGGGTTATCATGCGCACTGTGTCAAAGGTGAAAAAATCAGTCAATGTCTCGCTGGATCCTGAAATATTGGAAGAGGCACGCAAGCTTAAAATCAATTTGTCAGCGGTTTTAACCGAAGCCTTAATCGAAAAATTTCGCGAGAACAAACGTGAAGAATGGCTACGTGATAATAAAAAATCGATAGAAGCATTAAATCAGTGGGTGGAAGAAAACGGTTCGTTCAGTGATTTTCAAAGGACATTCTGA
- a CDS encoding Na/Pi cotransporter family protein — protein MLTLLHLLSAVAMLVWGTHIVRTGVMRVFGARLRTVLSRSVEKKPLAFCAGIGVTALVQSSNATTMLVTSFVAQDLVALTPALVIVLGADVGTALMARILTFDLSWLSPLLIFIGVIFFLGRKQSRVGQLGRVGIGLGLILLALELIVQAVTPITQANGVQVIFASLTGDIMLDALIGAMFAIISYSSLAAVLLTATLTAAGIISFPVALCLVIGANLGSGLLAMLNNSAANAAARRVALGSLLFKLVGSLIILPFVHPLANLMDELPLPKSELVIYFHVFYNLVRCVAMVPFAEPMARFCKRIIRDEPELDAHLKPKHLDVSALDTPTLALANAAREALRIGDAMEQMMEGLKKVMHGEPREEKELRKMADDINVLYTAIKLYLARMPKDELAEEESRRWAEIIEMSLNLEQASDIVERMGSEIADKSLAARRAFSLEGLKELDALYDQLLSNLQLAMSVFFSGDVTSARRLRRSKHRFRILNRRYSHAHVDRLHQQNVQSIETSSLHLALLGDMQRLNSLFCSVAYSVLEQPDEDDERDEF, from the coding sequence GTGCTAACTCTGTTACACCTGCTTTCTGCCGTGGCGATGCTGGTTTGGGGCACGCATATTGTGCGTACTGGCGTGATGCGTGTCTTTGGTGCCCGTTTGCGTACTGTACTCAGCCGTAGCGTTGAAAAGAAACCGCTCGCCTTTTGCGCGGGGATTGGCGTGACCGCGCTGGTGCAAAGCAGCAACGCGACCACCATGCTAGTCACCTCGTTTGTTGCGCAGGATCTGGTGGCACTCACGCCTGCGTTGGTGATTGTACTCGGTGCTGACGTGGGGACCGCGCTGATGGCGCGTATCCTGACCTTCGATCTCTCCTGGCTGTCGCCGCTGCTGATTTTTATCGGCGTGATTTTCTTTCTGGGACGCAAGCAGTCCCGGGTCGGACAGTTGGGGCGGGTAGGCATCGGGCTGGGGTTGATTTTACTGGCGCTGGAGCTGATTGTGCAGGCGGTGACGCCGATCACCCAGGCTAACGGCGTACAGGTCATTTTCGCCTCGCTCACGGGCGATATCATGCTTGATGCGCTGATTGGCGCCATGTTTGCGATTATCAGTTACTCCAGCCTGGCGGCGGTTCTGCTGACGGCCACGTTGACAGCCGCTGGCATTATCTCGTTCCCGGTCGCGTTGTGTCTGGTGATTGGCGCTAACCTGGGTTCCGGCCTGTTGGCGATGCTCAACAACAGCGCGGCGAATGCTGCGGCTCGCCGCGTGGCGCTCGGCAGTTTACTGTTTAAGCTGGTGGGTAGCCTGATTATCCTGCCGTTCGTGCATCCGCTGGCGAATCTGATGGATGAATTGCCGCTGCCGAAATCCGAACTGGTCATCTATTTTCACGTCTTTTATAACCTGGTGCGCTGCGTGGCGATGGTGCCGTTTGCCGAGCCGATGGCGCGTTTCTGTAAGCGTATTATCCGCGATGAGCCTGAATTAGATGCCCATCTGAAACCCAAACATCTGGATGTCAGCGCGCTGGACACGCCGACGCTTGCGCTGGCTAATGCGGCCCGTGAAGCACTGCGTATTGGCGATGCCATGGAGCAGATGATGGAAGGGCTGAAGAAGGTAATGCATGGCGAACCGCGCGAGGAAAAAGAGCTGCGCAAGATGGCCGACGACATCAACGTATTGTATACGGCGATCAAGCTCTATCTGGCGCGGATGCCAAAAGATGAGCTGGCGGAAGAGGAGTCGCGCCGCTGGGCGGAAATTATCGAAATGTCGCTCAACCTGGAGCAGGCATCGGATATTGTCGAACGCATGGGAAGCGAAATTGCGGATAAATCGTTGGCCGCGCGTCGGGCATTTTCTCTGGAAGGTCTGAAGGAACTGGATGCGCTTTACGATCAGTTGTTGAGCAACCTGCAACTGGCGATGTCGGTATTCTTCTCCGGTGATGTGACCAGCGCCCGCCGCCTGCGCCGCAGCAAACACCGTTTTCGCATTCTTAATCGTCGTTATTCACACGCGCACGTGGATCGATTGCATCAGCAGAACGTGCAGAGTATCGAGACCAGTTCTCTACACCTTGCGTTACTGGGGGATATGCAGCGTCTGAACTCGCTGTTTTGCTCTGTTGCCTACAGTGTGCTGGAACAGCCAGACGAAGACGACGAACGGGATGAGTTCTAA
- the metH gene encoding methionine synthase: MSSKVEQLRQQLKERILVLDGGMGTMIQGYRLSEADFRGERFADWPCDLKGNNDLLVLSKPEVITAIHNAYFEAGADIIETNTFNSTTIAMADYQMESLSAEINLEAAKLARACADEWTARTPHKPRYVAGVLGPTNRTASISPDVNDPAYRNITFDQLVAAYRESTKALVEGGSDLILIETVFDTLNAKAAIFAVKTEFEALGIELPIMISGTITDASGRTLSGQTTEAFYNSLRHAEALTFGLNCALGPDELRQYVQELSRIAECYVTAHPNAGLPNAFGEYDLDAETMAKQIREWAEAGFLNVVGGCCGTTPEHIAAMSRAVDGIAPRQLPEIPVACRLSGLEPLNIGDDSLFVNVGERTNVTGSAKFKRLIKEEKYSEALDVARQQVESGAQIIDINMDEGMLDAEAAMVRFLNLIAGEPDIARVPIMIDSSKWEVIEKGLKCIQGKGIVNSISMKEGVEIFTHHAKLLRRYGAAVVVMAFDEQGQADTRARKIEICRRAYKILTEEVGFPPEDIIFDPNIFAVATGIEEHNNYAQDFIGACEDIKRELPHALISGGVSNVSFSFRGNDPVREAIHAVFLYYAIRNGMDMGIVNAGQLAIYDDLPAELRDAVEDVILNRRDDGTERLLDLAEKYRGSKTDDTANAQQAEWRSWDVKKRLEYSLVKGITEFIELDTEEARQQAARPIEVIEGPLMDGMNVVGDLFGEGKMFLPQVVKSARVMKQAVAYLEPYIEASKEKGSSNGKMVIATVKGDVHDIGKNIVGVVLQCNNYEIIDLGVMVPAEKILRTAREVNADLIGLSGLITPSLDEMVNVAKEMERQGFTIPLLIGGATTSKAHTAVKIEQNYSGPTVYVQNASRTVGVVAALLSDTQRDDFVARTRKEYETVRIQHGRKKPRTPPVTLEAARDNDLAFDWESYTPPVAHRLGVQEVEASIETLRNYIDWTPFFMTWSLAGKYPRILEDEVVGEEAKRLFKDANDMLDKLSAEKTLNPRGVVGLFPANRVGDDIEIYRDETRTHVLNVSHHLRQQTEKVGFANYCLSDFVAPKQSGKADYIGAFAVTGGLEEDALADAFEAQHDDYNKIMVKAIADRLAEAFAEYLHERVRKVYWGYAANENLSNDELIRENYQGIRPAPGYPACPEHTEKATIWALLDVETHTGMKLTESFAMWPGASVSGWYFSHPDSKYYAVAQIQRDQVEDYAFRKGMSVEEVERWLAPNLGYDAD; the protein is encoded by the coding sequence GTGAGCAGCAAAGTTGAACAATTACGTCAGCAGTTAAAGGAACGTATTCTGGTGCTGGACGGCGGTATGGGGACCATGATCCAGGGATACCGTCTGAGTGAAGCAGATTTCCGCGGCGAACGCTTTGCCGACTGGCCATGCGATCTCAAAGGCAACAACGACTTGTTGGTGCTGAGCAAGCCGGAGGTGATTACCGCAATTCATAACGCCTACTTTGAAGCGGGCGCGGATATCATCGAAACCAACACCTTCAACTCCACGACCATCGCCATGGCGGATTACCAAATGGAATCCCTGTCGGCGGAAATTAACCTTGAAGCGGCAAAACTTGCGCGTGCCTGTGCCGATGAGTGGACGGCGCGTACGCCGCACAAACCGCGCTATGTTGCGGGTGTCCTCGGCCCAACCAACCGTACAGCATCTATTTCACCGGACGTAAATGATCCGGCTTACCGTAACATTACCTTTGATCAGCTGGTGGCCGCTTACCGTGAGTCCACCAAAGCGCTGGTGGAAGGTGGCAGTGACCTGATCCTGATTGAAACCGTTTTTGACACGCTGAATGCGAAAGCGGCTATCTTCGCGGTGAAAACGGAGTTTGAAGCGCTGGGGATTGAACTGCCGATTATGATTTCCGGCACCATCACCGATGCCTCAGGGCGTACGCTCTCCGGCCAGACCACCGAAGCATTCTATAACTCACTGCGCCACGCCGAAGCGCTGACCTTTGGTCTCAACTGCGCCCTTGGGCCGGATGAGCTGCGTCAGTACGTTCAGGAGCTCTCGCGTATTGCGGAATGCTACGTTACCGCACACCCCAACGCCGGCCTGCCGAACGCCTTTGGTGAGTACGACCTTGATGCGGAAACCATGGCGAAGCAGATTCGCGAATGGGCTGAAGCCGGCTTTCTGAACGTGGTTGGCGGCTGCTGCGGGACCACGCCAGAGCATATCGCGGCGATGAGTCGCGCGGTGGATGGCATCGCGCCGCGCCAGCTACCGGAAATTCCGGTTGCCTGCCGTCTTTCTGGCCTGGAGCCGCTGAATATTGGTGACGACAGCCTGTTCGTTAACGTCGGCGAACGTACCAACGTCACGGGTTCGGCCAAATTCAAGCGCCTGATTAAAGAAGAAAAATACAGCGAAGCGCTGGACGTTGCCCGCCAGCAGGTGGAAAGCGGCGCGCAGATTATCGACATCAACATGGATGAGGGGATGCTCGACGCCGAAGCGGCGATGGTGCGCTTCCTCAACCTGATCGCTGGTGAACCGGACATCGCCCGCGTACCGATTATGATCGACTCTTCCAAATGGGAAGTCATCGAAAAAGGGCTGAAGTGCATTCAGGGTAAAGGCATCGTTAACTCCATCTCGATGAAAGAGGGCGTGGAGATCTTCACCCATCATGCCAAATTGCTGCGTCGCTACGGTGCGGCGGTAGTGGTAATGGCCTTTGACGAGCAGGGGCAGGCCGATACCCGCGCGCGTAAAATCGAAATTTGCCGTCGCGCATACAAAATTCTCACCGAAGAGGTGGGCTTCCCGCCGGAAGATATTATCTTCGACCCAAACATTTTTGCGGTCGCGACCGGTATCGAAGAGCACAACAACTATGCGCAGGACTTTATCGGTGCCTGTGAAGACATTAAACGCGAGCTGCCGCATGCGCTGATCTCCGGCGGTGTTTCTAACGTTTCGTTCTCATTCCGTGGCAACGATCCGGTGCGCGAAGCCATTCACGCGGTGTTCCTCTACTACGCTATCCGTAACGGCATGGATATGGGGATCGTCAACGCCGGACAACTGGCGATTTACGACGATCTGCCTGCCGAGCTGCGCGATGCGGTTGAGGACGTGATCCTTAATCGTCGCGACGATGGCACCGAACGTCTGCTGGATTTGGCGGAAAAATACCGTGGCAGCAAAACCGACGACACCGCTAACGCGCAACAGGCGGAGTGGCGTAGTTGGGACGTGAAAAAACGCCTCGAATATTCGCTGGTGAAAGGGATTACCGAGTTTATCGAGCTGGATACCGAAGAAGCACGCCAGCAGGCAGCGCGTCCGATTGAAGTGATCGAAGGGCCGCTGATGGACGGCATGAACGTCGTTGGCGATCTGTTTGGCGAAGGTAAAATGTTCCTGCCGCAGGTGGTGAAATCGGCGCGCGTGATGAAGCAGGCGGTGGCCTACCTTGAACCCTACATTGAAGCCAGCAAAGAAAAAGGCTCCAGCAACGGCAAGATGGTCATCGCGACGGTGAAGGGTGATGTGCACGATATCGGTAAAAATATTGTCGGTGTGGTGCTGCAATGTAATAACTACGAAATCATCGACCTTGGCGTGATGGTGCCTGCAGAGAAAATCCTCCGCACGGCGCGTGAAGTCAATGCTGATCTGATTGGTCTTTCCGGGCTGATTACCCCGTCACTGGACGAAATGGTCAACGTGGCGAAAGAGATGGAACGTCAGGGCTTCACCATTCCGCTGCTGATTGGCGGTGCGACCACCTCGAAAGCGCACACGGCGGTGAAAATTGAGCAGAACTACAGCGGTCCGACGGTCTACGTACAGAACGCCTCGCGTACCGTTGGCGTCGTCGCTGCTTTGCTTTCTGATACGCAACGCGATGATTTTGTCGCGCGTACGCGTAAAGAGTATGAAACGGTACGCATACAACACGGGCGCAAGAAACCACGTACTCCACCGGTAACGCTGGAGGCCGCGCGTGATAACGATCTGGCCTTTGACTGGGAAAGCTACACGCCGCCGGTGGCTCATCGTCTGGGTGTGCAGGAAGTTGAGGCCAGCATTGAAACGCTGCGTAACTATATCGACTGGACGCCGTTCTTTATGACCTGGTCGCTGGCCGGTAAATACCCTCGCATCCTTGAAGATGAAGTGGTGGGGGAAGAGGCGAAACGTCTGTTTAAAGATGCGAACGACATGCTGGATAAACTCAGCGCTGAGAAAACCCTCAACCCGCGTGGCGTTGTTGGGTTATTCCCGGCCAACCGCGTCGGCGATGATATCGAGATTTACCGCGATGAAACGCGCACTCACGTCCTGAATGTGAGCCATCATCTGCGCCAGCAAACTGAGAAGGTGGGTTTTGCCAACTACTGCCTGTCTGACTTTGTGGCGCCGAAGCAGAGCGGTAAGGCCGATTATATTGGCGCCTTCGCGGTTACCGGCGGTCTGGAAGAGGATGCGCTGGCCGATGCTTTTGAAGCGCAGCACGATGACTACAACAAGATCATGGTGAAAGCGATTGCCGACCGCCTGGCAGAGGCCTTTGCGGAGTATCTGCACGAGCGCGTGCGCAAAGTTTACTGGGGTTACGCCGCGAACGAGAATCTCAGCAATGATGAGCTGATCCGTGAGAACTACCAGGGGATTCGCCCGGCACCGGGCTATCCGGCGTGCCCGGAGCATACCGAGAAGGCCACGATCTGGGCGTTGTTAGATGTGGAAACCCACACCGGTATGAAGCTCACGGAATCCTTCGCCATGTGGCCAGGTGCGTCGGTCTCCGGCTGGTACTTCAGCCACCCGGACAGTAAGTACTACGCCGTGGCGCAAATTCAGCGTGACCAGGTCGAAGATTACGCTTTCCGTAAAGGGATGAGCGTGGAAGAAGTTGAACGTTGGTTAGCGCCAAACCTGGGCTATGACGCCGACTGA
- the pepE gene encoding dipeptidase PepE, whose amino-acid sequence MELLLLSNSTLPGKGWMEHALPLIAEQLNGRRSAVFIPFAGVTQTWDEYTAKTAAIFAPMGVNVTGIHTVADPVAAIENAEVVIVGGGNTFQLLKESRERGLLAPIVDVVKRGALYIGWSAGSNLACQTIRTTNDMPIVDPKGLDALGLFPLQINPHFTNALPEGHKGETREQRIRELLVVAPELTVIGLPEGNWIKVSNGQAVLGGPNTTYVFKAGEEAVALKEGHCF is encoded by the coding sequence ATGGAACTGCTTTTATTGAGTAACTCGACGCTGCCAGGCAAAGGCTGGATGGAACACGCACTGCCGCTGATTGCTGAGCAGTTGAATGGTCGCCGTTCTGCGGTATTTATCCCGTTTGCTGGCGTGACGCAAACCTGGGATGAATACACAGCGAAAACTGCAGCCATCTTTGCGCCAATGGGCGTTAATGTGACTGGCATTCATACTGTTGCCGATCCGGTTGCAGCCATTGAAAACGCTGAAGTGGTCATTGTCGGTGGCGGTAACACCTTCCAGTTGCTGAAAGAGAGCCGTGAACGCGGATTGCTGGCGCCGATTGTTGACGTCGTCAAACGCGGCGCACTGTACATCGGCTGGAGCGCGGGTTCCAACCTTGCCTGCCAGACCATTCGTACCACCAACGACATGCCGATTGTCGATCCAAAAGGTCTTGATGCGCTGGGTCTGTTCCCACTGCAGATTAACCCACACTTTACCAATGCACTGCCGGAAGGGCATAAAGGCGAAACGCGCGAGCAGCGTATTCGCGAGCTGCTGGTTGTCGCACCGGAACTGACAGTAATTGGTCTGCCGGAAGGGAACTGGATCAAAGTAAGTAATGGCCAGGCTGTTCTTGGCGGTCCGAACACCACCTATGTGTTCAAGGCGGGTGAAGAGGCGGTTGCGCTTAAAGAAGGTCACTGCTTTTAA
- a CDS encoding CcdB family protein, translating into MEQYCAYENTGSGKSVYPFLISLQHPVAAVLQHVLVAPVIALSQFDGEVPPAKICPIVSIGGQAYVVMTHMMTGIPVKNLGNCVGDLTANRAEFRDAIDFLLNGY; encoded by the coding sequence ATGGAGCAGTATTGCGCTTATGAGAACACTGGAAGTGGAAAAAGCGTTTATCCGTTTTTAATTAGCTTACAGCATCCGGTGGCCGCTGTTTTGCAGCATGTACTGGTTGCACCCGTTATAGCGCTAAGTCAGTTCGACGGCGAAGTACCGCCAGCTAAAATTTGTCCCATTGTTAGTATTGGTGGGCAAGCTTATGTGGTGATGACGCACATGATGACAGGCATACCTGTGAAGAATCTGGGTAACTGTGTGGGAGACCTGACCGCAAACAGGGCTGAATTTCGAGATGCGATTGATTTCCTGCTTAACGGTTATTAG
- the rluF gene encoding 23S rRNA pseudouridine(2604) synthase RluF, translating into MLSDSSIRLNKYISESGICSRREADRFIEQGNVFLNGKRATIGDQVMPGDVVKVNGRLIEPREAEDLVFIALNKPVGIVSTTEDSERDNIVDFVNHSKRVFPIGRLDKDSQGLIFLTNHGDLVNKILRAGNDHEKEYLVTVDKPVTDEFIRGMGAGVPILGTVTKKCKVKKEAPFVFRITLIQGLNRQIRRMCEHFGYEVTKLERTRIMNVGLSGLPLGEWRDLTDDELIELFKLIENSTSEAKSEAKPKAKAKPKTAGIKRPVVKIEKSAEKEKARPAANGKRFTSPGRKKKGR; encoded by the coding sequence ATGCTGTCCGACTCATCCATCCGATTAAACAAATACATCAGTGAAAGCGGAATCTGCTCGCGTCGCGAGGCGGATCGTTTTATCGAACAAGGGAATGTCTTCCTGAATGGCAAACGCGCCACCATTGGCGATCAGGTGATGCCTGGCGACGTCGTAAAAGTGAATGGTCGGTTGATTGAGCCGCGCGAAGCGGAAGATCTGGTTTTTATCGCGCTGAATAAGCCGGTAGGGATCGTGAGCACCACCGAAGACAGCGAGCGCGACAACATTGTTGATTTTGTTAACCACAGTAAACGCGTGTTCCCGATTGGTCGTCTGGATAAAGACTCCCAGGGGCTGATTTTTCTGACCAACCACGGCGATCTGGTGAATAAAATCCTGCGCGCCGGTAACGATCACGAAAAAGAGTATCTGGTGACGGTGGATAAACCCGTCACGGACGAGTTTATTCGTGGTATGGGGGCTGGTGTGCCCATTCTGGGGACCGTCACCAAGAAATGTAAGGTCAAGAAAGAAGCGCCGTTTGTTTTTCGCATCACGCTGATTCAGGGGCTGAACCGTCAGATCCGCCGTATGTGTGAACACTTTGGCTATGAAGTGACGAAGCTTGAGCGTACGCGCATCATGAACGTTGGTTTGTCCGGCTTGCCGCTGGGTGAATGGCGTGATCTGACGGACGATGAACTGATCGAACTGTTCAAGTTGATTGAGAACTCTACATCGGAAGCCAAATCGGAAGCCAAACCGAAGGCGAAAGCGAAGCCAAAAACGGCAGGCATTAAGCGTCCGGTGGTGAAAATCGAAAAATCCGCTGAAAAAGAGAAAGCGCGCCCGGCTGCGAACGGTAAACGCTTTACCTCGCCGGGGCGTAAGAAGAAAGGACGTTAA